One Verrucomicrobiia bacterium genomic region harbors:
- the gabT gene encoding 4-aminobutyrate--2-oxoglutarate transaminase gives MIESSARTQALLKLRAEQVARGPFNVAPYFAARAKGAEIWDVDGNRLIDFAGGIGVMNVGHSHSAICEVVQKQAEAFTHTCFNIVMYESYVALAQKLNQLVPGNFAKKTFLANSGAEAVENAIKIARHYTKRQAVIGFEHAFHGRTYLAMTLTSKMKPYKKGFGPFVPEVYRAPYPYSYRRPEIENYSEKDFLAELESFFASYISAEEVAAIILEPVLGEGGFIIPPVNFFKALRTACDKYGILLIADEVQTGFGRTGKFFAMEHFGVVADLTVMAKSLAAGLPLSAVTGKAEIMDDPMVGGLGGTYCGNPLACTAALKVIEIIESEKLNARAEAIGKIVLNRFQAWQKKWSCVGDARGLGAMCAIELVKDQKSKEPNGDLVKKIIQWSYQRGLILVGAGTSGNIIRTLMPLVISDLVLNEGLDILEKALEANQ, from the coding sequence ATGATTGAAAGCAGCGCTCGCACTCAAGCACTTCTCAAGCTTCGAGCTGAACAGGTAGCGCGTGGCCCTTTTAATGTAGCGCCTTATTTTGCTGCCAGAGCAAAAGGCGCAGAAATATGGGATGTTGATGGGAATAGGCTCATCGATTTTGCTGGAGGAATTGGCGTGATGAATGTGGGTCATAGCCATTCCGCAATTTGCGAAGTGGTTCAAAAACAGGCTGAAGCTTTTACCCACACTTGTTTTAATATTGTGATGTATGAAAGTTATGTGGCATTAGCACAGAAATTAAATCAACTTGTGCCGGGAAATTTTGCAAAAAAAACTTTTTTAGCAAATTCTGGAGCTGAAGCGGTAGAGAATGCCATTAAAATTGCGCGTCATTACACCAAGCGACAAGCGGTGATTGGTTTTGAGCATGCGTTTCATGGTCGTACGTATTTAGCCATGACGTTGACTAGTAAAATGAAACCCTATAAAAAAGGGTTTGGCCCGTTTGTGCCTGAAGTTTATCGCGCGCCTTATCCTTATTCTTATCGTCGACCCGAGATTGAAAATTATTCGGAAAAAGATTTTTTGGCTGAATTAGAATCATTCTTTGCAAGTTATATTTCGGCGGAAGAAGTTGCCGCGATTATTTTAGAGCCGGTTTTAGGTGAAGGAGGATTTATTATTCCGCCCGTCAATTTTTTTAAGGCTTTGCGGACAGCTTGTGATAAGTATGGCATTTTATTGATTGCAGACGAGGTGCAAACTGGGTTTGGTCGGACCGGAAAATTTTTTGCGATGGAACATTTTGGTGTGGTTGCGGATTTAACGGTGATGGCTAAATCTTTAGCGGCGGGTTTGCCACTTTCTGCGGTAACTGGCAAAGCAGAGATTATGGATGATCCTATGGTCGGGGGATTGGGCGGGACTTATTGTGGTAATCCTTTAGCTTGTACCGCAGCCTTGAAAGTGATTGAAATTATTGAATCGGAAAAATTAAATGCGCGTGCGGAAGCGATTGGTAAAATTGTGTTGAACCGTTTTCAAGCTTGGCAAAAGAAATGGAGTTGTGTGGGTGACGCGCGCGGGTTAGGTGCCATGTGCGCGATTGAATTGGTCAAGGATCAAAAAAGCAAAGAACCCAACGGAGATTTGGTAAAAAAAATTATTCAATGGAGTTATCAACGCGGCCTTATTTTAGTGGGAGCGGGCACATCGGGAAATATTATTCGCACTTTAATGCCGCTTGTGATTTCTGATTTGGTGTTGAATGAAGGTTTAGATATTTTGGAAAAAGCTTTGGAAGCGAATCAGTGA
- a CDS encoding phytoene desaturase, translated as MIAIVIGSGFGGLAAAIRLRAKGYDTTILEMRDKPGGRAYVYEQDGFTFDAGPTIITAPFLIEELFVLAGKKIEDYIRLVSCAPFYRIVSHDGLIFNYTGDELEIIREIEKISPADVAGYQLFAQKSQAIFKRAFLDLADEPFSHLSDMVRIVPDLVRLRAHESVYRLVSRYIRHPFLRVVFSFHPLLVGGNPFQASSIYSMIHFLERQWGVHFAMGGTGALVKALVKLFEEMGGEVRCQARVDEILVEQKKVRGVRLSNGETMTADVVVSNGDVANTYRKLISKKWRKKWTDKRLGKMRYSMSLFLIYFGTNRTYPDLAHHTIVLSPRYQDLLEDIFQRKVLAKDFSLYLHAPTRTDPSLAPPGCECFYVLSPVPHLEAKVDWQKEKDCYADAILASLETLCPSLREHIVTKRVFTPQDFEGELDAYLGSAFQFEPILTQSAWFRPHNVSEDIKNLYFVGAGTHPGAGLPGVLSSAKILEKVVDLT; from the coding sequence GTGATAGCGATTGTCATTGGCAGCGGTTTTGGAGGTTTGGCGGCTGCGATTCGGTTGCGCGCGAAGGGTTACGACACCACGATTTTGGAGATGCGCGATAAGCCAGGAGGTCGGGCTTATGTATATGAACAAGATGGTTTTACGTTCGATGCGGGTCCAACAATTATTACCGCGCCTTTTTTAATCGAAGAACTTTTTGTTTTAGCTGGGAAAAAAATTGAGGATTACATTCGCTTAGTGTCTTGTGCGCCATTTTATCGGATCGTTTCTCATGATGGGTTGATATTTAATTACACGGGTGACGAGTTAGAAATTATTCGAGAAATTGAAAAAATTTCGCCAGCAGACGTTGCGGGTTACCAACTATTTGCTCAAAAAAGTCAGGCTATTTTTAAACGCGCTTTTTTGGACTTGGCTGATGAGCCCTTTTCTCATTTGAGCGATATGGTTCGTATTGTTCCGGATTTGGTTCGCTTGCGCGCGCATGAGTCGGTTTATCGTTTGGTTTCACGTTATATTCGTCATCCTTTTTTAAGAGTCGTGTTTAGTTTTCATCCGTTGTTAGTAGGCGGGAATCCTTTTCAAGCGTCTTCGATTTATTCGATGATTCATTTTCTGGAGCGCCAGTGGGGAGTGCATTTTGCGATGGGAGGCACCGGCGCTTTGGTGAAAGCTTTAGTGAAATTATTTGAGGAAATGGGGGGTGAAGTTCGTTGCCAGGCGCGGGTTGATGAAATTTTGGTCGAACAAAAAAAAGTAAGAGGGGTGAGATTATCGAATGGTGAAACGATGACGGCTGATGTAGTAGTAAGTAATGGCGATGTGGCGAATACTTATCGAAAATTAATTTCTAAAAAATGGCGAAAAAAATGGACAGATAAGCGATTGGGAAAAATGCGTTATTCGATGAGTTTGTTTTTGATTTATTTTGGGACGAATCGAACTTATCCCGATCTGGCGCATCATACGATTGTTTTATCACCGCGTTATCAAGACTTGCTGGAAGATATTTTTCAACGAAAAGTTTTGGCTAAAGATTTTTCGCTTTATCTTCATGCGCCAACGCGCACGGATCCTTCTTTAGCTCCTCCAGGGTGTGAATGTTTTTATGTGTTGTCACCTGTGCCTCATTTGGAAGCGAAAGTAGATTGGCAAAAAGAAAAGGATTGTTATGCGGATGCGATTTTAGCGTCATTGGAAACGTTATGCCCGAGTTTGCGAGAACATATTGTTACGAAGCGCGTGTTTACTCCTCAAGATTTTGAAGGTGAATTGGATGCTTATTTGGGTTCGGCTTTTCAGTTTGAACCGATTTTAACGCAGAGCGCGTGGTTTCGACCGCATAATGTGTCTGAGGATATTAAAAATTTATATTTTGTTGGGGCGGGAACGCATCCTGGGGCAGGTTTGCCTGGGGTTTTGTCCAGTGCCAAGATTTTGGAAAAAGTCGTGGACTTGACATAA
- a CDS encoding outer membrane protein assembly factor BamE, with protein sequence MKKHYLIIGLSLITATSFLTGCANNKNEAGEQRSSARSSSQEEKKVRVGMTKQEVRDILGDSPRHKNISSDGEEVWQYYTNEAGGWVPFANMAHRPQWVTVRFNSQGRVKSYSYDEQRLMF encoded by the coding sequence ATGAAAAAACATTATCTTATTATCGGTTTGTCGTTAATCACAGCCACGAGCTTTTTAACAGGCTGCGCAAACAATAAAAATGAAGCAGGTGAGCAAAGAAGCTCAGCCCGCAGTTCTTCTCAAGAAGAAAAAAAGGTAAGAGTGGGAATGACGAAACAAGAAGTACGTGATATTTTGGGTGATAGTCCAAGGCACAAAAATATCTCAAGTGATGGTGAGGAAGTTTGGCAGTATTATACTAATGAGGCGGGAGGTTGGGTTCCTTTTGCTAATATGGCGCATCGTCCCCAATGGGTCACAGTGCGTTTTAATAGCCAGGGGCGTGTAAAGAGTTATTCTTATGACGAACAACGTCTGATGTTCTAA
- a CDS encoding integration host factor subunit beta, whose amino-acid sequence MASLTKRDLVIRISNETGLIQKEVLNVIQKSLDYIVEALAEGRNVELRNFGVFEVVLRKGRIGRNPKQPESDVMIPPRAVVKFKGGKEMKAKVLKLSAQMSASQSAGFNQSVGK is encoded by the coding sequence ATGGCAAGTTTGACAAAGCGCGATTTAGTAATACGAATTAGCAACGAAACGGGGCTTATTCAGAAAGAGGTTCTCAATGTGATTCAAAAATCATTAGATTACATTGTGGAAGCTTTAGCAGAAGGGCGTAATGTTGAATTGCGAAATTTTGGGGTGTTTGAAGTGGTTTTAAGAAAAGGGCGTATAGGAAGAAATCCAAAACAGCCTGAGTCGGATGTGATGATTCCTCCTCGAGCCGTAGTGAAATTTAAAGGTGGTAAGGAGATGAAGGCAAAAGTCTTGAAGCTTTCTGCTCAAATGTCTGCCTCTCAAAGCGCTGGCTTCAATCAATCTGTTGGGAAATAG
- the hisS gene encoding histidine--tRNA ligase, translating into MQTLPGFRDFYPEEFAKRHFIFSKWREVAQRYGFLEYDGPPLESLELYTKKSGEEIVNQLYHFVDKGERAVALRPEMTPTLARMVGARHRDYKKPMKWFSIPQLFRYERQQKGRLREHFQLNADIMGGGLKADVEIIALAIGVLLQLGLTEKDFRVRLSSRLVWQNFLIKLGVTSDKWERVFAVIDKMERVPWEKTEKSFLELELDQNIISQIQNAVKARAIDDLPQVDGAGELRTIIQGLHDFGMGSCVNLDLGIVRGLAYYTDTVFEIFALDEVGNYTGRAVAGGGSYDHLIENLTGVKLSAVGFGMGDVVLGDLLREKNLLNVSVEKPEVFVVCSDSRFENQFYEMVAYLRGSGIKTDYSLGDIVDVKKQFERASEVGAQFVVMVTHEAGAKVEVKNLMTRHQESVDEDKVIHYLRDQLK; encoded by the coding sequence ATGCAGACGCTTCCGGGGTTTCGGGATTTTTATCCTGAAGAGTTTGCCAAGCGGCATTTTATTTTTTCCAAATGGAGGGAGGTGGCGCAACGTTACGGTTTTTTGGAGTATGACGGGCCTCCTTTGGAGTCGCTTGAGCTTTATACCAAAAAATCGGGTGAGGAAATTGTTAATCAACTTTATCATTTCGTGGATAAGGGCGAGCGTGCAGTTGCGTTGCGACCAGAGATGACGCCGACTTTAGCTCGGATGGTGGGGGCAAGACATCGGGATTATAAAAAACCGATGAAATGGTTTTCAATTCCGCAGTTATTTCGTTATGAACGCCAGCAGAAAGGGCGATTGCGGGAGCATTTTCAGTTGAATGCAGACATTATGGGAGGTGGGTTAAAGGCGGATGTGGAAATTATTGCGTTGGCGATTGGGGTTTTACTGCAGCTGGGATTGACTGAGAAAGACTTTCGAGTGCGATTGAGCAGTCGTTTAGTTTGGCAAAATTTTTTGATTAAGCTAGGAGTGACGAGCGATAAATGGGAAAGGGTTTTTGCGGTGATTGATAAGATGGAGCGAGTGCCATGGGAAAAAACGGAAAAAAGTTTTTTGGAGTTGGAGTTGGATCAGAATATTATTTCCCAAATTCAGAATGCAGTGAAAGCAAGAGCGATTGATGATTTGCCCCAAGTGGATGGAGCGGGTGAGTTACGCACGATTATTCAAGGGCTTCATGACTTTGGGATGGGTAGTTGTGTGAATTTGGACTTGGGAATTGTGCGAGGGCTGGCTTATTATACGGACACGGTTTTTGAAATTTTTGCTTTGGATGAGGTTGGAAATTATACGGGACGTGCGGTTGCGGGTGGGGGGAGTTACGATCATTTGATTGAAAATTTAACGGGAGTAAAATTGTCTGCAGTTGGTTTTGGAATGGGTGATGTGGTGTTGGGTGATTTATTGCGAGAAAAAAATCTTTTAAATGTTTCGGTAGAAAAACCGGAAGTTTTTGTGGTGTGTTCGGATTCGCGTTTTGAAAATCAGTTTTATGAGATGGTGGCTTATTTAAGAGGAAGCGGGATAAAAACTGATTATTCTTTAGGGGATATCGTGGACGTTAAGAAGCAATTTGAGAGAGCGTCAGAGGTGGGGGCGCAGTTTGTGGTGATGGTGACGCATGAAGCTGGCGCAAAGGTGGAGGTAAAAAATTTGATGACTCGCCACCAAGAAAGTGTAGATGAAGACAAGGTTATTCATTATTTAAGAGATCAGTTAAAATAA